The proteins below come from a single Chitinophaga pinensis DSM 2588 genomic window:
- the lipB gene encoding lipoyl(octanoyl) transferase LipB, translating to MNKKIHTNDLGIIDYQKAWDYQEQLLQQNVRIKQALAKGEQLPGQAQETTNFLLFCGHPHIYTLGKSGHMENLLLDSQQLEDKGITFSSTNRGGDITYHGPGQVVGYPILDLENFFTDIGKYLRNLEEVIILTLADYCIKGDRSPGETGVWLDPQDPLRARKICAMGVRCSRWVTMHGFALNVNTNLDYFGNIVPCGIVDKKVASMHEELGREVSEAEVKSRIAQHFATVFGAEIIMD from the coding sequence ATGAACAAGAAGATCCATACGAACGACCTGGGAATCATTGATTATCAGAAGGCCTGGGATTATCAGGAGCAGCTTTTACAGCAAAATGTACGCATCAAGCAGGCATTGGCAAAAGGAGAGCAGCTGCCGGGGCAGGCACAGGAAACAACCAATTTCCTGTTATTCTGTGGTCATCCGCATATCTATACCCTCGGTAAGAGTGGACACATGGAAAATCTGTTGCTGGACAGTCAGCAGCTGGAAGATAAAGGCATCACTTTTTCAAGCACGAACCGCGGTGGTGATATCACCTATCACGGACCTGGTCAGGTAGTAGGATATCCCATCCTGGACCTGGAGAATTTCTTCACAGATATAGGGAAATACCTGCGTAACCTGGAAGAGGTGATCATCCTCACCCTGGCCGATTATTGTATCAAAGGAGACCGCTCTCCGGGAGAAACCGGCGTATGGCTGGACCCGCAGGATCCTCTCCGTGCCCGTAAGATCTGTGCGATGGGAGTACGTTGCAGCCGTTGGGTGACCATGCATGGTTTCGCCCTGAATGTAAATACCAACCTGGACTATTTCGGGAATATCGTGCCTTGTGGCATTGTTGATAAGAAGGTCGCCTCCATGCACGAAGAGCTGGGTAGGGAAGTATCTGAGGCAGAGGTGAAAAGCAGGATCGCGCAACATTTTGCTACCGTATTCGGGGCGGAAATAATTATGGACTAA